The proteins below are encoded in one region of Triticum aestivum cultivar Chinese Spring chromosome 1B, IWGSC CS RefSeq v2.1, whole genome shotgun sequence:
- the LOC123114395 gene encoding glycosyltransferase BC10 isoform X2, with amino-acid sequence MRPRRHSYGRGGRSAAAAVLLVLCLCVTGVFLLLLHGSSPPLDAEGGKEQAAAAGGGGGRHEEPMVLAEVEEAPLPPGNARVAFLFIARNRLPLDLVWDAFFRGDNEGRFSIFVHSRPGFVLTRATTRSRFFYNRQVNNSVQVDWGEASMIEAERILLSHALKDPFNERFVFVSDSFADTKQGRYNPRMDPIIPVENWRKGSQWAVLIKKHAEVVVYDDVVLPEFKKHCRRRPLPEFWRDWDKPIPAEAWKAHNCIPDEHYVQTLLAQNGLEEELTRRSVTHSAWDLSSSKDRERRGWHPVTYKVSDATPALIKSIKDIDNIYYETEYRKEWCTSNERPAPCFLFARKFTRGAGLKLLNSSFIAAR; translated from the exons ATGAGGCCGCGGCGGCACTCATACGGCAGGGGCGgcaggagcgcggcggcggcggtgctgctgGTGCTGTGCCTCTGCGTCaccggcgtcttcctcctcctgctgCACGGCTCCTCCCCGCCGCTGGACGCGGAGGGAGGGAAGGAGCAGGCGGCCGcggcaggaggaggaggggggaggcacGAGGAGCCGATGGTCCTGGCCGAGGTGGAGGAGGCGCCGCTGCCGCCGGGGAACGCCAGGGTCGCCTTCCTCTTCATCGCCCGCAACCGCCTCCCGCTCGACCTCGTCTGGGACGCATTCTTCCGT GGTGACAACGAGGGGAGGTTCTCCATCTTCGTGCACTCGCGGCCGGGCTTCGTGCTCACCCGCGCCACCACCCGCTCCCGCTTCTTCTACAACCGGCAGGTCAACAACAGCGTCCAG GTGGATTGGGGGGAGGCGAGCATGATCGAGGCCGAGCGCATCCTTCTCAGCCATGCACTCAAGGACCCCTTCAATGAGCGCTTCGTTTTTGTGTCCGACAG TTTCGCCGATACAAAACAGGGCAGGTACAATCCACGAATGGACCCAATCATCCCGGTGGAGAATTGGAGAAAAGGCTCACAG TGGGCTGTGCTAATTAAAAAGCATGCTGAAGTTGTGGTTTATGATGATGTGGTGTTGCCAGAATTCAAGAAGCATTGCAGG AGAAGGCCCTTACCAGAGTTCTGGAGGGACTGGGATAAACCTATT CCTGCTGAGGCATGGAAGGCACATAACTGCATACCAGATGAGCACTATGTTCAAACATTGCTTGCA CAAAATGGGCTTGAAGAAGAGCTTACGCGGAGATCAGTTACACATAGCGCATGGGATCTATCATCTTCTAAAGATCGTGAAAGGCGTGGATGGCATCCTGTAACATACAAAGTCTCTGATGCTACACCCGCACTTATAAAATCCATTAAG GATATTGATAATATATATTATGAGACTGAATATAGAAAAGAGTGGTGTACAAGTAATGAGAGACCAGCACCTTGCTTCCTCTTTGCAAGGAAGTTTACACGCGGAGCCGGTCTGAAGCTTCTTAACTCA TCATTTATAGCAGCGAGATGA
- the LOC123114395 gene encoding glycosyltransferase BC10 isoform X1 has product MRPRRHSYGRGGRSAAAAVLLVLCLCVTGVFLLLLHGSSPPLDAEGGKEQAAAAGGGGGRHEEPMVLAEVEEAPLPPGNARVAFLFIARNRLPLDLVWDAFFRGDNEGRFSIFVHSRPGFVLTRATTRSRFFYNRQVNNSVQVDWGEASMIEAERILLSHALKDPFNERFVFVSDSCVPLYNFNYTYDYIMSASTSFVDSFADTKQGRYNPRMDPIIPVENWRKGSQWAVLIKKHAEVVVYDDVVLPEFKKHCRRRPLPEFWRDWDKPIPAEAWKAHNCIPDEHYVQTLLAQNGLEEELTRRSVTHSAWDLSSSKDRERRGWHPVTYKVSDATPALIKSIKDIDNIYYETEYRKEWCTSNERPAPCFLFARKFTRGAGLKLLNSSFIAAR; this is encoded by the exons ATGAGGCCGCGGCGGCACTCATACGGCAGGGGCGgcaggagcgcggcggcggcggtgctgctgGTGCTGTGCCTCTGCGTCaccggcgtcttcctcctcctgctgCACGGCTCCTCCCCGCCGCTGGACGCGGAGGGAGGGAAGGAGCAGGCGGCCGcggcaggaggaggaggggggaggcacGAGGAGCCGATGGTCCTGGCCGAGGTGGAGGAGGCGCCGCTGCCGCCGGGGAACGCCAGGGTCGCCTTCCTCTTCATCGCCCGCAACCGCCTCCCGCTCGACCTCGTCTGGGACGCATTCTTCCGT GGTGACAACGAGGGGAGGTTCTCCATCTTCGTGCACTCGCGGCCGGGCTTCGTGCTCACCCGCGCCACCACCCGCTCCCGCTTCTTCTACAACCGGCAGGTCAACAACAGCGTCCAG GTGGATTGGGGGGAGGCGAGCATGATCGAGGCCGAGCGCATCCTTCTCAGCCATGCACTCAAGGACCCCTTCAATGAGCGCTTCGTTTTTGTGTCCGACAG CTGTGTACCATTGTACAATTTCAACTACACTTATGACTACATAATGTCTGCGTCAACCAGCTTTGTGGACAG TTTCGCCGATACAAAACAGGGCAGGTACAATCCACGAATGGACCCAATCATCCCGGTGGAGAATTGGAGAAAAGGCTCACAG TGGGCTGTGCTAATTAAAAAGCATGCTGAAGTTGTGGTTTATGATGATGTGGTGTTGCCAGAATTCAAGAAGCATTGCAGG AGAAGGCCCTTACCAGAGTTCTGGAGGGACTGGGATAAACCTATT CCTGCTGAGGCATGGAAGGCACATAACTGCATACCAGATGAGCACTATGTTCAAACATTGCTTGCA CAAAATGGGCTTGAAGAAGAGCTTACGCGGAGATCAGTTACACATAGCGCATGGGATCTATCATCTTCTAAAGATCGTGAAAGGCGTGGATGGCATCCTGTAACATACAAAGTCTCTGATGCTACACCCGCACTTATAAAATCCATTAAG GATATTGATAATATATATTATGAGACTGAATATAGAAAAGAGTGGTGTACAAGTAATGAGAGACCAGCACCTTGCTTCCTCTTTGCAAGGAAGTTTACACGCGGAGCCGGTCTGAAGCTTCTTAACTCA TCATTTATAGCAGCGAGATGA